The sequence below is a genomic window from Cicer arietinum cultivar CDC Frontier isolate Library 1 chromosome 6, Cicar.CDCFrontier_v2.0, whole genome shotgun sequence.
GAAATCCAAAAAGCATTAACAGCTTTGAAGATTAGCCGTGGTGGCAGTGTTAGTCCCACACAAAGGTCGTCTCATTCAATAATGGATCAATAGAAACTACTAATTGCTGTTATTAAGAAGCTAATAAGCTCGGATTGTGTGCCTTTAATTGTGTTTTCCTTATAGTTTTTCTTTTGTGAATTGTAAGTAAAACACACTCCCTCCCTTATAAACAAGAAGTGCTTGTATATAGACTTAAATACAAGATCAAATACATGTTTTTCATATATAGTTTTGGAAGTTGGTCCCTACGGCTGCCCCGTTTGTTGATATGTTGCTAAGAAATTTGACCTTGGTGCATGAGAGTTGTgataatcaaattaatattgttaaacGAATTTAAGcatctaaaataattaatcccCTCCCAGAGAGATAGACACTCACTTCATTTGAAAAAGAGTGTTATTATAATACACCAATTGTCGTCAAATTTTATCAACAAATTAAACGATTAATTAATAGTACAATTTAAATATGTAACATATTCAGGAGATGATTATTGAAAGTAAAACAAAtcattatgtttaattataatgtGGATAGTTAGTGAATTACTACACTTAATTATATTCATTATTcaccaacaaaatataattatacatatACATAATTATTCACGTAAGTAAACCAAGTTAACCATTtagtttattgaaaaaatatctCTTTCAGAATTGAAAGTCTAAATCCTTTTCAGTAGGATTTAAGTAGCGATAATTCTTCCATCATGTCCTATATTCAATGTGTTAAACATACTGGAACATTTATctaaaattatgtaaaaataatttacaaactccCTTATGCAATAAATGTGAGACCACGAATAGCCCTAGCACTGAAAACACTTCAAATGTCgagttttcattaaaaattgaaaattgttgAATTAAACCTATCCAAAGTCCCCAACCATTCTCAACTTTGCTCCTGTTGgctaaagataaattaaaagcTTTATCCATTGACAACTAAACAGACTATGACTATTAAAAGTCAAGTACACAGCTTGGCAAAGGCAACAATATTAAACAGGAAGAGCCTCTGGCAATGAATCTGAAGCACCACTACTGCCATTGAGCACAATCACATTACCATCAGAATCAGCATCCACTATGACAGAATCACCCTCTTTAATCTCTCTAGCGAGCATCTTCTCAGCCATGCTGTCCTCCAAAAGTCTCATTATGGCTCTTCTTAGAGGCCTGGCACCATAACTAGGATTATAACCTTCGTCGACCACTCTCTCCTTAAATCTCTCTGTCACTGACAACTCAATATCTTTGGCTTTCAGTCTCTCAAACACCTCCTTCAGCATTATATCAGCTATCTCCTTTACCTCAAGTTTTGTTAATTGCCTGAAAACAATCATTTCATCCAACCTATTCAAAAACTCTGGCCTGAAGTATTGCTTCAGCTCCTCAGTCACCAAGCTCTTGATTCGATTATAACTGCTATCCTTCTCATCATAGTCAAGGTCAAATCCTATACGACGGCCTCCTTTCTCAATAACACTGCTTCCAACATTTGATGTCATTATAAGAAGTGTGTTCTTGAAGTCCACGGTTCTTCCCTTGCTATCTGTTAGCCTTCCATCTTCCAGGATTTGAAGCATCATGTTGAAGACGTCGGGATGGGCTTTCTCAATCTCATCAAAGAGTACAACTGTGTAGGGACGACGACGAACTGCCTCAGTCAGTTGACCACCCTCGGTGTAACCAACATATCCAGGAGGTGAACCAATGAGTTTCGAGACTGTGTGCCTTTCCATAAATTCACTCATGTCAAGCCGAATCATGGCTTCTTCAGATCCAAAGTAGTATGTAGCCAATGCTTTGGCCAACTCAGACTTCCCCACACCAGTAGGCCCAGAAAAAATGAAGCTGGCGATTGGCCTGTTAGGGTTCTTAAGTCCAACACGAGCACGACGGATAGCCCGGCTAATGGCTTCTACTGCTTCATGCTGACCAATAATTCTCTTGTGTAAGGTGTCTTCCATCTTGAGAAGGCGGTCAGATTCGTCCGTCGAAACTTTGTCAACAGGAATACCAGTCCAGGCAGCAACAATATGTTGTATGTCAACCTCAGTCACAAGTGCACCTATATCCCCTGCCTCACTCTCTGCCTTGCTCATCTCCTTGCCTTTTTCTACAACTGCTGATATCTGAGCCTTAAGATCCATTTCTTGATCCCGTAGCTCTCCAGCCTATCCGGAAATTCAGGTATCATTAGCCCGCTAATTATTAGCCAAAAGGTAAAAAGAACTTggagatatatattataatagaagGAACAAACCACTATGTctcaaacaaaaacaagaaaccGAAGTCGCAGTAGAACTTTAAGAAAGATAGAGTAGCCTAAAATTGCTTTTTAGAAAAACATAATATAATCTCAAAAGAAAGGTGGTCTGGTATCCTAAAAATGTTACAACTTTAcgaattcaattttaaattaaagcTTTACCTTTTCAAATTCTTGGTTGCGAACAGCTTGATCTTTCTCCTTAACAATCTTCCTAACCTCCTTTTCAAGCTCCTTTGCTTCTTCTGGTAACTGTACGTATGTAAACCTGGCACAATTAGCTCAACAACAGACAAGACAAGAAATGCTGGTTCAGGGAATGGTAGATGAACAATATACCTGTGCATGTTGAAGTCGGACTCGGGAACCAGCTTCATCAATCAAATCTATAGCTTTGTCAGGCAAAAATCGATCACTGCAGAAGAcaatcattattttataaactaGAAAATACTTATGATATACAGCAAGTAGAAAATAACAATATAGAAGGAGCAGtttgattcatttattttcaaCATAAGAACCACAAAACAGATGAAGTAAAATGATTCTAAGGCATATAATAAGAGTACCAAAACAAATGAAGTAAAATTATTCAAAGGGATGTAATGCTAAATTCCAGAAGATTGACTTAAGTTAAAAACTTCCTATTTAAACATGTGACACGAGAATTTTGAAGGATTCATCTTTCCcataaaacataattaaatttaaaaattagcaGAGAATGtgcattaatataaattatgacAAACCTGATATATTGATGTGATAGCTGTGCAGCAGCTACAAGAGCATCATCAGTATAACGGAGCTTGTGGTGAATCTCATAGCGCTCTCTAAGCCCTTTCAGTATTTGTATGGTTTCATCCACAGTTGGCTCAGGTACTTTAACTGGCTGGAACCGCCTCTCCAAAGCTGGATCTTTTTCAATGTGCTTCCTATATTCATCTAGTGTTGTGGCTCCAATACACTGCATAAGTATTTAAATGAATCTAGTAAgtattgaaatttatttgattaagaGAAGGAAAAATGTGGCAAGCCCAGCACAGGCATAACCATATATGTCTTCAAATTTCATAGGCATAACCAATTTACACTGACTGTATCCAATTTTAACACGCCAAAAGAAAATATTACCTGTAGTTCACCT
It includes:
- the LOC101497635 gene encoding chaperone protein ClpC, chloroplastic is translated as MSRLLVHSLNVPGLVPGQRHGNNNKVLAKVRRPVKMMFATGTAASRMPGFSGLRTVNSLDSMLRPRLDFHSKVLTQIGTNRARSGRGNRVVPKAMFERFTEKAIKVIMLAQEEARRLGHNFVGTEQILLGLIGEGTGIAAKVLKSMGINLKDARVEVEKIIGRGSGFVAVEIPFTPRAKRVLELSLEEARQLGHNYIGSEHLLLGLLREGEGVAARVLENLGADPTNIRTQVIRMVGEGADNVGATVGSGSSNNKMPTLEEYGTNLTKLAEEGKLDPVVGRQPQIERVTQILGRRTKNNPCLIGEPGVGKTAIAEGLAQRIANGDVPETIEGKKVITLDMGLLVAGTKYRGEFEERLKKLMEEIKQSDEIILFIDEVHTLIGAGAAEGAIDAANILKPALARGELQCIGATTLDEYRKHIEKDPALERRFQPVKVPEPTVDETIQILKGLRERYEIHHKLRYTDDALVAAAQLSHQYISDRFLPDKAIDLIDEAGSRVRLQHAQLPEEAKELEKEVRKIVKEKDQAVRNQEFEKAGELRDQEMDLKAQISAVVEKGKEMSKAESEAGDIGALVTEVDIQHIVAAWTGIPVDKVSTDESDRLLKMEDTLHKRIIGQHEAVEAISRAIRRARVGLKNPNRPIASFIFSGPTGVGKSELAKALATYYFGSEEAMIRLDMSEFMERHTVSKLIGSPPGYVGYTEGGQLTEAVRRRPYTVVLFDEIEKAHPDVFNMMLQILEDGRLTDSKGRTVDFKNTLLIMTSNVGSSVIEKGGRRIGFDLDYDEKDSSYNRIKSLVTEELKQYFRPEFLNRLDEMIVFRQLTKLEVKEIADIMLKEVFERLKAKDIELSVTERFKERVVDEGYNPSYGARPLRRAIMRLLEDSMAEKMLAREIKEGDSVIVDADSDGNVIVLNGSSGASDSLPEALPV